The Jiangella alba genome includes the window GTCGTCAGCACGGACGCGCGGCACGCGTCCGGGCCGGAGGCCGCCGGGCGGGCCACGGCCGTCGTGCGCGCGGGCTGGCCGGTGCGGCTGGTCTGCAACCGGGTCGACTCCACCCTGCGGGGCAACGTCGGCGCGACGACGGCGGCGGTGCTGGCCGCCGTCACGGCCGAGTCGGGGCGCCGCGCGGTGGCGCTGTGCGCGCCGGCGCACCCGGAGGCGGGCCGGCAGACGGTCGAGGGACGGCAGCTGCTCGACGGCGTCCGGCTGGAGGACACCGAGCTGGCCCGCGATCCGCGATCGCCCGTGCGCCGGTCCGAGGTGGCGCTGCTGCTGGGGGAGCAGGCGGACCTGCGCATCGCGGAGCTGCCCCTCTCGCTCGTCACGGGAGGCACCGCCGCGCTGGCCGACGGCGTCCGTGACAGGCTCGCGGCCGGCGCCGACGTCATCGTCGCCGACGCGCTCACACTCGAGCACCTGGACCGGACGGCGGCAGCGGCGGTCGCGGCGGGCGGCGACGACGTCGTCTGGGTGGGCGTCGACCCCGGTCCCGCGTCCGTGGCCCTGGCCCGTGCGCTGGGAATCGCCGGGAGCGCCGAGGGCGCACCGCTGCTCGCGGTCTCCGGCTCGGCGACCGGTCTCACCCGGCTTCAGCTGGCCAGGCTGCGGGCCGCGCGGCGGGTGACGGTGGTGCCCGCGGCCCCGTCGGACAGCGGCCCGGTCCCCGACGTGGACGCGACGGCCGCCGCGCTGTCGCACGCCCTGGCCGCCGCCGGCGCGGCCGACGTCGTGCTGCTCGCGTCCGTGCTCGACGACGCCGACGTCGTCGGCATCACGCCGGACGACGCGCCACTCCTGCCCGCCGCGCTGGCCCGGGTGGCGCGGCGGGCGCTGGAGACGCGGGCGGTGGACGGGCTCTTCGCGACCGGCGGCGACCTGGCCGCCGCGCTGTTCGCGGAGCTCGGCGCCTACGGTCTCGACGTGGAGACCGAGGTGGAACCGCTCGCCGTGGCCGGCACCGTCGTCGGCGGGCCCTGGGCCGGCCTGCCGGTGGTCACGAAGGGCGGGCTGATCGGTTCCGCCGACACCATCGTCGGCTGCGGCGACCACCTGCGCGCCACCGCCGAGGCGACCCGCCGCCGCGTCCACGCCGCGCAGTCCCGAACACCGCAGTGAACCGAACCCGGAGGTACCGATGACCCGTCCCGTCCTTGCCGTCACGCTCGGCGATCCCGCCGGGATCGGCCCGGAGATCACCGCGCGGACGCTGGCCGAGGTCGCCGGCCAGGACGCCCACCACGGCGTCGCCGTCGGTGACGCCGAGGCGCTGCGCCGCGGCGCCCGGGCCGCCGGGCTGGACGTCGACGTCCGTGTCGTCCCGGACTTCGCCGTCCCGCCCGCCGGGCCCGGCACCATCGACGTCGTCGACACCGGCGTGCTCGGCGCCGACGTCCCCGCCTGGGGGACGGTCGACGCGCGGGCCGGGCGGGCGGCGGTGGCCGCCATCGAGACGGCCACGCGCGCGGCGCTCGACGGCGCCGTCGCGGGCATCGTCACGGGCCCGATCAACAAGGAGGCGATCTGGGCGGCCGGGTCGCAGCACCTCGGGCACACCGAGATGCTCGGCGAGCTGACCGGCGTCACCCGTCAGGACACCATGTTCGTGGTCCGCAACACCGCCGTCGAGGGGCATCACCTGCGGATCTTCTTCACCACCAGGCACGTGTCGCTGCGCCGGGCGCTGGACCAGATCACCCGGGAGTCGGTGGGCCGGTCGATCCGTGAGGCGATCGTCGCCCTGCGGGTGTTCGGCGTGGCCGAGCCGCGGCTGGCGGTGGCGGCGATCAACCCGCACGGCGGCGAGAACGGCGCCTTCGGCGACGAGGAGATCGTGCACATCGGGCCGGCCTGCGACGACGCGCGCGCCGAGGGCCTGTCCGTCACCGGTCCCGTGCCCGCGGACTCGGTGTTCCACCAGGGGCTCACCGGCCGGTACGACGGCGTGCTCTCGCACTTCCACGACCAGGGCCACATCGCCGCCAAGACCGTCGACTTCGACGGCACCATCTCCGTCACGGTCGGCCTGCCGATCCTGCGCACATCGGTCGACCACGGCACGGCATTCGACATCGCCGGCACCGGACGGGCCGACCACGGGACAATGCTGTCGGCATACCTCGCGGGGGTCGACTACAGCCCGTACGTCCCGGCCATCCGCGCCACCTACGGCAGCTGACGAATCGGGGGACGGGTGGAACGACGCAGCGCCCGCCGCGGCACGCGGGAACGCCATGACGCACTGGTCACCCTGCTGCGGCAGGGCATCACGCAGGTCGAGGAGCTCGCGGCGCAGCTGTCGGTGTCGCCGTCGACGGTGCGGCGCGACCTCAGCCGCCTGAACGCCGAGCGGCGGGTGGCCCGCACGTACGGCGGCGCGCTCGTCCCCGAGGCGTTCCACGAGCGTCCGATCGAGGAGAGCGCGCGGGTGCAGCTGCAGGCCAAGGCCGCCATCGCCGCGGCGGCCCTCCCGCTCGTCGAGCCGGGCAGCACGGTCTTCCTCGACGCGGGGACCACCTGCGGTGCGCTGGCCCGGCTGCTGGCTGAGCAGGACTGGGGCGGCGACGGCCTCACCGTCGTCACCCGCGGGCTCGAGACCGCCGTCGTCCTGACGGCCTCCGACCACGTCGAGACGGTGATCGTCGGCGGCCGGGTGCGCCGGCTCAGCCACGGTGTCGTCGGCCCGCTGGCCGACCTCGCCATCGACCGCCTCGGGTTCGCCGTCGCCTTCCTCGGCGCCGACGCGGTCGACCCCGCCCGCGGCGTCGGCGAGCCGACGCTGGAGGAGATCGCGGTCAAGGAGCGGGTCGCCGCCCGGGCCGGTCGCGTC containing:
- a CDS encoding DeoR/GlpR family DNA-binding transcription regulator, whose protein sequence is MERRSARRGTRERHDALVTLLRQGITQVEELAAQLSVSPSTVRRDLSRLNAERRVARTYGGALVPEAFHERPIEESARVQLQAKAAIAAAALPLVEPGSTVFLDAGTTCGALARLLAEQDWGGDGLTVVTRGLETAVVLTASDHVETVIVGGRVRRLSHGVVGPLADLAIDRLGFAVAFLGADAVDPARGVGEPTLEEIAVKERVAARAGRVVVLADASKLEVTTAPAWTSLERGWTLITDAAAAPDLGRRCHDAGVTLVRG
- the pdxA gene encoding 4-hydroxythreonine-4-phosphate dehydrogenase PdxA, which produces MTRPVLAVTLGDPAGIGPEITARTLAEVAGQDAHHGVAVGDAEALRRGARAAGLDVDVRVVPDFAVPPAGPGTIDVVDTGVLGADVPAWGTVDARAGRAAVAAIETATRAALDGAVAGIVTGPINKEAIWAAGSQHLGHTEMLGELTGVTRQDTMFVVRNTAVEGHHLRIFFTTRHVSLRRALDQITRESVGRSIREAIVALRVFGVAEPRLAVAAINPHGGENGAFGDEEIVHIGPACDDARAEGLSVTGPVPADSVFHQGLTGRYDGVLSHFHDQGHIAAKTVDFDGTISVTVGLPILRTSVDHGTAFDIAGTGRADHGTMLSAYLAGVDYSPYVPAIRATYGS
- a CDS encoding four-carbon acid sugar kinase family protein; translated protein: MTTAALLVIADDLTGANAAAAGFARAGLRSVTAGADQPPGVVAELASRYDAVVVSTDARHASGPEAAGRATAVVRAGWPVRLVCNRVDSTLRGNVGATTAAVLAAVTAESGRRAVALCAPAHPEAGRQTVEGRQLLDGVRLEDTELARDPRSPVRRSEVALLLGEQADLRIAELPLSLVTGGTAALADGVRDRLAAGADVIVADALTLEHLDRTAAAAVAAGGDDVVWVGVDPGPASVALARALGIAGSAEGAPLLAVSGSATGLTRLQLARLRAARRVTVVPAAPSDSGPVPDVDATAAALSHALAAAGAADVVLLASVLDDADVVGITPDDAPLLPAALARVARRALETRAVDGLFATGGDLAAALFAELGAYGLDVETEVEPLAVAGTVVGGPWAGLPVVTKGGLIGSADTIVGCGDHLRATAEATRRRVHAAQSRTPQ